The genomic segment acaatatttaaaatttttaaattctgtattcCAATGTAAGAGTTCTTTTTCAAATGATCGTCACAACCCAGAACACAGACAACAGAGCAACATTTTCAAGTCACATTGATAATAATGAAGAGATGAAAATGGACGGATGTCTGAAAACAGGTATTCCCTCTGCTCCAAAGGTGAGCAAACTTTTAACATGTGAACAacacggaactccatccctcaaACTCAGAATGCTTCCATTTCATATGTCAATAtattattcttaaaatttaaagtttGGTCACTtggaaaaactgaacaaaaattaCTCCCCCACCCCCCTAAACAACAAAATAGCTTTAATTGCCCCTTTCTCTCCCCAGAAAAACAGGGAAGTAGTTAGGGCTGAAGCCTTTAAATCTGAAATTTCAGCTCCTAAAACATTGCTGCAATCTGCTCAAAGGTACCAGCTCACCATGTTTCCTTCTCCACTACTTCCTCATTTATAAGTTTAtttccacacacacatgcacacacacacgcgcgcgcacacacacatactcgcTCACACATACTCTTACTCTCAAGTAAGACACTTTTTTGTGTTTGTTGATAAATTATGAGGATTATGAACTAGGTGTGTACAGGGTTTCATAGGTGCTTTGTAAACATCAGAGTCACTTGAGTCCTTTTCTCCAAAAGCCTGAAATCAAATCACGCGACCAGCGAATCACTATTTCCCCAGACGCTGTTCACAGGCTGCATACTGACGAAGGGCAGAGAAAAAGTCCTCATAACTGATGTTTAGGTGGGAAGGCAAagagctgggggaaaaaaaaaccaaaggagaaaaaagcaaTTAGATGATACGCTATAATTTGGAGGAGAGGAACCAGAAGGGTAATGACCAAAAAGATTAAGAACAGAAGAAAGTAAATTACAAGCATAGAGTACATCAAACTATTTCTACTAAATGATTATTAAACTTGCTGTGAAAGAATTCAAATAAAAACTAACCcctctatacattttttttttttgacattttaaagggacttgtaaaaagtaattttaatctTAATGGAGTAtagctgacttacaatgttgtgttagtttcggatatacagccaagtgattcagttatacagatacacattcttttttagattcttttctcatatacattattacagaatattgggtAGAGTTTattgggctatacagtaggtccttgttggtttacATTCCACACTTGCTAGGTACCGATAAGTCCCAAAAATCCACCCTTACTGTGACTTTTCGTCTAAGCACCAATCTTACATCTTCATCTGCCCTCTTAAGTCTAAACAGACCATGGCCTCAAAATCTTATTCTTGAATTCAACCTGTTCCCTTCAAAATCAATGGTTCCTTGCCTTTCCCATTTGTCTCAATGACACTGTAATTTATCCAGTCACTTAGGCTTAACAACTCAGGAGTCATTTCATTTCTCCTCTAGTTCTTACTGCAATCAGGAAAGTGCTAGGCCTGCAAGTGAACTTGGTAACTGGTTCTCATGAATAAGAGAATTCATAGTATATTCCTCCTAGGACccagaattaaaatatatttttaggctcctaagtttctctctttttctttttttttccacatgtGCTTTATCTCATGCAGCAAATTCTATCAACAGTATTCCACAGTGTGTGTTCTTTTATTTATGTCTGGGCTTTTTTTCAATCAATATTATGTTTGTGAGATTCACCAgtgatgcatatttttaaaatttgttcattttcatttttatccagTTTTCCCTTCTATAAATATTCCACAAAAGCGGCATGGGACAGCAGCCGGAGCACGATCCGCCCCAGATGGAGGTAAGAAGGAGGTGAGGCATCTCATGGTCTCTCCTCCTTTTCTACCCAATGGCATCCACTTTCATGAAGTAAGTATAGCTTTTAAATGTATCAAACAGTGCATATTATTTTGCAAACTTCTTTCACTCAGTCGTATTTTTGAAGGTTTATTAGGTAGATACATGTGGCTTCTACATCCGGTTTATTAAGTGTTACATATATCTCACTGTATGTGTGGGCCATAGTGTAACTattctactgatggacatttggttcttttttaatatttatttttatttattttggctgtgctggggttttagttgcggcatgtgagatcttcattGTGGCGtgcggaatctttagttgtggcacctgggaatctagtttcctgaccaggaaatgaacctgggccccctgcactgagctcggaggcttagccactggaccaccagggaagtcccattgggttatttcttaattttctggTATTCCTCACCGAGCTGCCCTTCTCCTTTATTTTAAATCAGGGGTCTGCAATTACAGTCCAGGAGACAGCCACCTATTTTTGTAAGCGAGGCTTTACGAGACCATGGTCACACACGTTTGTTGACATAATGGTCCACGCTTGCTTAGCTACACCGGCATATGTTTAGTTGCAGCAGAGAACAGCAGCTCTGAAAGAGACACAGCTTCCAGGATCTAAAGTATTTAGCCTCTGGCCCTTTACTCAAAAAGTTTGCCAAACTCTATTCTAAATAAGCAGTTTCATTCTCATCCATGTACTCTCATAAATTACAGGTATGTCAAGAGTATGACAAACTCTTCAGTTGTCACGTTAGCTCATTCTTACCCAGACACAATCTACTCTAGAACATAGTTGCGAAACGAATCTTCCAAAATCACCATTCCCACTGATTTCCTACTGCCTTTCTAACAACCACACACATTCCTTATGCTTATATTTAAAGCATTCTCAATGTCAACAGTCCCAAACTATCTGATTTCACCATATACTACTAGAATCTAACACTAAGCCTCTGCACCGGTGTGGCCAGTTACCTATTTCCTTCTAACGCGACACTCATGTCTTGCCCCCTAGTTTTTCTTTGTTCCCTGCAGCTCACTCCCTACACTTTCTGCCTTTTCTCTAATTACAAAAATTCTACCCCCTTTACACACTTTGCATCAAGTTACATCTTTTCTGTAGAATCAACAACTCTGGCCCACAGAGATCACTCCTGGTCTCCTATGATGATTAGTTTTAATACCAAATATCTGCACAACCACAAAATCTCTTGTGTCTGAGTCATTTACATAGGTTTTTACTTTACCACTGATATTGTCAAACACCTGAGGGAAAGGATCCAGTATTACAATAATTCTCTGGGAATTCCCATCACATCCAGTATGGCGCTGGGCTCAAGAAACACTTGCTGGACTGAACTAAAGTCAGTACACTTTTAACTACTTACATAATCTCAGTCAACCTGATGTGCCAGGGAAGAAAGCCTAGTGTGCTGTCCACAGGACCAAACTTCAATACTAAATCAGGGTCAGGGAAACCATTTGAaccttggaaagaaaaaaaacacacataagaAATTAATATACATTGCTTACAAAAAAATGACCTATGGCAAATTCTGTTCATCAAATTGGTTTCTTATGttttcatgtatctgttctcTTCAGAAACTTTATTTATACATTCCATACCCCAATTTCTTGGcacaacatatatttttatatctgttaTTTCCAAATGTAGAAATTTTCTCTAAAGGCTGTTTAACTGGACTGATTACCTGACAAGGAGGGGTATCCCAACTCCCACCCATTCTACAGGTAATCCTCAAATCCCATCTATCTTTCAAGACTCAACTTATGTGTTCTCTTGGCATCCTGAGACCCTCATTGCTTTAAGGACTCAAACACTTATTCTGGCCACAGAACCAAGTAACTTCAGGGATGAAAAGCAACTTCAAAAGTTGTCTATTCTCCTTCCCTCCACATGTGCCGATTTTACAGAGCAAGACCAACTCCTAGCTATACAGTACAAAGGGTCTCAGTATTCCCTAGAGGAAAGCCCAAGCTTCCCAGGAGGGGAAGACGAGACTGTACACCTGCCTCAACCAAGATCTGGCCATTCTTTGCTCTGCAAGCTGGTTTCCATATGAGATCTGGCttgagaggaaaaggggataaaaatatttcaactactaaaaaataaagtaaaataaatcttaatataAATAATCAATGATGTAGCACAAAAGATGCTATAATCCAAGGGACCCAGGTTCTAAGAGTTTCTAATAACCTCAGTTCAGCCACTAACTTTCTGGTCACAAGGTAAATGGAGAATTTACCTGAGTAAatcaaaaatacatttgaaattgtATGGCTATAAAAGCtaacaatggacatgaatttattaaaattattgcctttcttcaaaaggaTTAAGGATAAGGCTAGTAAGCAGAAGGACCATAAAGTTAAGGCAAAAAGTTCCTAAGGAACTctggaaagaataaacaaactaaAGGTTTTTATAAGCAAttgaagaaaaatagataaaatataatGTTACATGTAGTGTAACATGACAGAATAAGTGGTATATTTGGTACAACAGAACAGAAGGAATACTGAGAAAGGAGTCACAGATGATAGTAGTATATTCCTGGGACTGATTCCTAAATAGCTGTTGAGTTCAAACTTAATATTCAAACTTAACAGACAGTTCAAACTAAGAAGAAAGAGGAATGTTGTATgtcattttatttcaataaaactgaaagataaaataaaataaggcaaaataaattttaaaagaaggaggcagaagtagaagttctatttttaaggaATGCCCCCCAAACCCTTTTAGATCCTCTCCTTTACCAATAATTCTGAAAGTGAAGGAGCTGACTACACATTTTATCATCTCAAAATTATGTGGGTCTCTAAACTTTAGAAACATAATAagtacaacaacaaaaacaacaaaatcaggCTTTATGGTAAGAATGAGACATAGATATTCTCCTTCATACAGCATCCTTGTGagacaaaactaaaaacagacaTATACGACTTACTAAGTAAACTGTCTAACATATCTACATCCAAATCTGTGGATTTCTTTTGCTGCTGGGCTACTAACTGGCAGAAGTCTTGAGCAGCTCTTACAATATCTGCTTTTCCATCTTCTGGGGACAGCACCTTCACTGCCGACTGGCAatttaaaactggaagaaaaaaaaaagatattttttaaaaataccctctttcaaatatatttcaaaatcagTTCCAAGAAAAAGTATAGTTCTTACAGTAAACAAGAATCTTTTACACCCTTCAATTTTAACATCAAAGCATACCTAGCTACTTTGCTCTGAAAGAACCTGTACATatcatttgtgtatttatttacatatagtcTTATCAAAGTGCTCAGAATGACCTTGTATCTATGAATAAATCCtctaatagttcagttcagttcagtcgtgtccgactctttgcaaccccatgaaccacagcacgccaggcctccctgtccatcaccaactcccagagttaaccaaactcatgtccattgagtcaagtgatgccatccaaccatctcatcctctgtcgtccccttctcctcctgccctcaatctttcccagcatcaggttcttttcaaataagttagctcttcgcatcaggtggccaaagtattggagtttgagcttcaacatcaggccttccaatgaacacccaggactgatctcctttaggatggaatggctggatctccttgcagtccaacagactctcaagagtcttctccaacaccacagttcaaaagcatcaattcttcggtgctcagctttcttcacagtccaactctcacatccatacatgaccactggaaaaaccatagccttgactagacggacctttgttgtcaaagtaatgtccctgctttttagtTATAGGGTAACTTACAATTTCCGCTCACCCAAAATGCCATCTAACAGTATTATTAGCAATAACACAGATAGAAGACAAAAATGAAGGCTGTAGGAAGAAAACAAATTGCTTtaatggaaatgaattgtctaTAGCACACGGATCTACCTTACCAAATTCTTATTCTATGGAGCTGTTTTACATTTGATAGGATTCTAGACAACTAATAGCTCTGCCTAATTCTTGTTTATAGACATACAATTCTTTGGTAGAGATTCAATTAAACAAGTTTTGTCTctattcacatatttattttaatatttttgatctATAAGTGTGTCAACTCTTTGGATTCTCTTCGAACAGGCTTTAAAATCTACTGATTCCTGGTTGtttgagttaaataaaatctttaacatgtgtttattttttaatatgtatgagtcatgattttctttttctgaaaattatcttttaaccagatgaagaaagaaaagtttaacTCTGATGATTAAAGGTAGTGATAATAAACACTAgggcaaaatgaataaataaaggagtAATAGAATCTGCCTTGAAATACAAAAAACATTATCTGCGTATGTTAGGTATTCAATTTTACACTCAAGCTTACCTTGATCATCTTTGTCATTACTATTTGCAAACTCTGGTGAGTATTTGGAACAATCTAAGCCCAGAAGTTCCtgctgttgttttaaaatttcatccaTCAACCTGgaattatttcttttgaaaataccttaaaaagaaaaaaaaaaaaagtaaatgtcaaCTAGGTTAATTTATCCTCATCAATAATTAATGGATGCTTGTTATGAAAACAATACTGGATCTAGAACTGAAAAAATTCCAAATGAAGCAATGATGACTAATCCTAAACTAGAATCTAAAAGGAAAACATGACAACAAAACTGTTATTTTAAGTCTGGCCTCGGACTAAAGTCAAAAAAAGGACAGGAGTAACAATTCCGTGTCAATATGGATATGAGAAAAATTCAGACCTATAAAGAACTTTTCAGAGACCATTCACTTGACATCTTCATTTACAGGTTAAGAAACTAAGACCCAAGTCTCAGAAAGACCCTTACAGGATTTGTCAGAGCATTTAGAAACTGCAGCAGCGGTCCAAAGTTTCTATCTTCCTCTCTCCCAGACTACTCTCTTTACGGATTCACTCTGTGCATGCAATACTGTTACCTCAATttgattagtttttttttaacagtaagaATAATATGAATtatgtaaaaagaagaaaaacagaaggggctgagagcctggggggctacagttcacagggctgcaaaagagtcagacgcaacttagcgactcaacaacaaagaGAACAGACAAAAGTGCCGAAATCAAAATTTAGTCAATTCAAGTAAAGCATGAAAATATACTACATAAAACTCTTTCTGATCCTCCAACCATGCACATAAAAGTAAAAACTACAGTTACTATCTATCACTGAGAAAGATCAAGGAACTATTAACAAACTTAACTAACATAGAGAGCTCTAATAAAAAACAATTTGGCTATTTTCAGAGAGGCCAGCTTTCTAGTGGTCATTGCCTCTTAGACCTTTATCAAGGGCTCCTTCTCTGTACTCTCAGTCAGCTCTGTCTTtaacaaaacagctcaaagatcaACTGGGAGACagaacataataaataaatatatatacagtaaCACAGAATCTGCTGAATATGCTGTATAATGCCAACTTGGTTGAGTATGGGTCTATCAGTAGTTCAAAGATAAAAAGCAGTCTCTTTGGTTAAGAAAAGGCTTTGTAAAACAAACAAGACTTAAGTTGAGCTGACCTCAGAaagttaagagaaaagaaaatggaaaagatagATCATGAAGAAAAAAAGCACTGAATTCTCAAAAGACAGACTAATACTACTTTCGATTTGAGAAATCAAATGATTTGAGAAAAGGAATAAGGGAATGGGCctaatttttacttcattttgccTACCCAATGGGTAACCAACCTTTTCTGGGCAATGTATAAACGTGTAGAAATATTCATCTTTAGGAAAACCAACCTGGCAGCAGTATAGAGGAGGACTGGCAGCAGACCACTGCAGTAGTCCACACATAATTTGATCAAGCAGTGAAAAAGAATTCACTGTAAAAGAAGAGCTGAGAGAATAAAGAACATGACTTGAACAGAGGTAAAcacagaaaatcccatggcttTAACCCTGGGAAACAGAAGGTggtaatacttttaaaaagtatggaAATTCTACAAAGAACTGGTTTGAAGGAAAACACGCGTTTGAGATAGCTGATGATAGACGACTTAGGTGGGGTTACTGTAAAAGCGATTAAAGACACAGGGAAAGGGTGTTCATGCCAGGGGTAGGTCATATAAGCTCCACGGGTAGGGCTCTGACTGTTGCGCCTACAAGAGGCTAGCACAGTGCCAagcacagaaaagtgaaagtcgctcagtcacatccgactctttgcgactccatggactatacagtccatggaattctctagaccaaaatactggagtgggtagcctttcccttctccagggcatcttcccaacccagagatccaactcaggtctcctgcattgcaggcagattttttaccagctgagccacaagggaagcccaagcactTCGGTCTGCGGAAAGGCCATGACAGGTCAGAGACCTTCTTTCTTCTCAAAATCCTATCCTCATCCCAGTTTGCTTGAATTATCTTCTGGATCAGTTCCCAATCTACTCCTTGAATGGCCTCTTCTCACTCTGCACTGaatctttttcctctttccatcTCTAAATGGAGACTACTCCTCAGCGTTTCTGCCTCAGCCCTCTTTCTGTCCATGTGCTCCTCCTTCTCTGGTTCTTTCCGGGACTTTAAAACCCCAGCATCAGGACCAGGGTAAGATGAATGAGGCAAAACCGGGGGCAGGAAGCTGTGCGTTGCAAAAATCCTAGTAACTAAAATTAATAGTAACTTAATGTAATacccttaaaaatttaaaaataatgcaaaacatccatgatgaacaaaatattaaaattttaagtaaaaaaaaggATTGGCATTTGGTTCCcaatattttgagtttattcaaACATCTAATCCCACCTTGAAGTTCTGTAAGCATCTGAAAATGAACAAATCTAAAACTTGGTAGCTTATCTTTCAAAAAAACTCTCAAACACTTATATTgcatcaagttaaaaaaaaagaaatagcacgAAAGTGTAAAACTTATACGTACTTAGGGACAAAGCCTAAAGGAGAACAGTAAATATGTAAGGTTGATGGGACAGTGGGTGATTTAAAATCACAACTGCTGTAAAGCCGCtcatgtaactttaaaaaatcacCACCAACAccaaccaaaacaaaacacagcccTTCTTGTGGTTGTTTTCCTTCTAATAACATCATCAGTAGCTACCCAGTCACCCAGACGTGGTCTCTGCTCTCTGGCATTACCATCACCAGCCTATCAGAATGCTAACCCTTGGCTCTTCTATAGCAATGCTCCCCTGAACCTATTTCCCTTTGTCCACTGACCCCACTGTTTCAAGCAATAGTCTTCTTTATAATACTACAACCACCCTCTGATGGGTCTTCTACCCCTTCTAGCGTGTATCACTACAGACAGATTTTCCTTGGGTACATCTGTAAGCCTGGCACATTCCAACTTTAACCTCTTCAATGACTCCCAAAATGCTTACAAAAACCTACAGTATTAGGAACAAACTATGCAGATCCATATTAACATTCCATGTTATGCTTCCACACTTGGTAGGTAGAAAGAATCTATGTTTATAACATAATTGAGTCTTCCAATTTCTCTATACTTCTCTACCCAGCAAATCTGATTGCTTTATATTGCCCCCATAGCACCTGAAGTGACTCTAACCTTCAACCTTTGTTACCTCCCCAGCCCCACATCTGTAAAATTCTCCTAATTCTTCAGGCCAGCTGAAATGTCATTTACCCTCAAGAAGCTGCTCTGAATTTCTAGCCAGATATGCCCAATTCCTcctctgacttacctcactctt from the Bos taurus isolate L1 Dominette 01449 registration number 42190680 breed Hereford chromosome 9, ARS-UCD2.0, whole genome shotgun sequence genome contains:
- the NUS1 gene encoding dehydrodolichyl diphosphate synthase complex subunit NUS1 is translated as MTGLYELVWRVLHALLCLHRTLTSWLRVRFGTWNWIWRRCCRAASAAVLAPLGFTLRKPPAVGRNRRHHRHPRGGPAPAAAHRRLRWRADGRSLEKLPVHMGLVITEEEQEPSFSDIASLVVWCMAVGISYISVYDHQGIFKRNNSRLMDEILKQQQELLGLDCSKYSPEFANSNDKDDQVLNCQSAVKVLSPEDGKADIVRAAQDFCQLVAQQQKKSTDLDVDMLDSLLSSNGFPDPDLVLKFGPVDSTLGFLPWHIRLTEIISLPSHLNISYEDFFSALRQYAACEQRLGK